One stretch of Roseimicrobium sp. ORNL1 DNA includes these proteins:
- a CDS encoding aminotransferase class I/II-fold pyridoxal phosphate-dependent enzyme has protein sequence MSSPSSSPTPDSHGHGHFETAAIHVGQNWKDETGAVIPPVYLTSTFEYGNPGGFDYTRSGNPNFRNLQQTLASLEGCKHACVFASGVSAITAVVSTLKAGDTVVLEENVYGCTYRLFARVFEKFGIKTAYFDLSNPENYHHITDLKPALVWIESPTNPLLKVLDIAAISAVAKEVNAPVVVDNTFASSYVQQPIALGATLSLLSTTKYSNGHSDALGGAVCTDDDEWQEKMIFAQKALGLQPSPFDAWLTSRGIKTEAVRMERHASNALAFAGRLEHMKGVKWVRYPFLLSHPQHELAIKQMRNGSGIVTADLGLTLEQTMALMEASRYFTKAESLGGIESLICHPASMTHASIPREVREAVGITDGVVRFSVGIEHIEDLWADVEQAFHRAG, from the coding sequence ATGTCCTCCCCTTCCTCATCCCCCACCCCCGATTCCCACGGTCACGGCCACTTTGAAACGGCTGCCATCCATGTTGGGCAGAATTGGAAGGATGAAACAGGCGCCGTCATCCCGCCGGTGTATCTCACCAGCACGTTTGAGTACGGCAACCCCGGCGGCTTCGACTACACCCGCAGTGGCAATCCGAACTTCCGCAATCTCCAGCAGACGCTCGCCTCGCTAGAGGGCTGCAAGCACGCCTGTGTCTTCGCCAGCGGCGTGAGCGCCATCACCGCCGTGGTCTCCACGCTGAAGGCCGGAGACACCGTGGTGCTGGAGGAGAATGTGTATGGCTGCACCTACCGCCTCTTCGCCCGTGTGTTTGAAAAGTTCGGCATCAAGACCGCCTACTTTGATCTCAGCAATCCGGAGAACTACCATCACATCACCGACCTGAAGCCCGCGCTGGTGTGGATCGAGTCTCCCACCAATCCGCTGCTCAAGGTGCTGGACATTGCCGCCATCTCCGCCGTGGCGAAGGAGGTGAACGCCCCCGTGGTCGTGGACAACACCTTTGCCTCCAGCTACGTGCAGCAGCCCATCGCGCTCGGCGCCACGCTCTCGCTGCTGAGCACCACGAAGTATTCCAATGGCCACTCCGACGCTCTCGGCGGTGCGGTCTGCACGGATGACGACGAATGGCAGGAGAAGATGATCTTCGCCCAGAAGGCGCTCGGCCTGCAGCCCTCCCCTTTCGATGCCTGGCTCACCTCCCGTGGCATCAAGACGGAAGCCGTGCGCATGGAGCGCCATGCCTCCAACGCCCTCGCCTTCGCCGGTCGCTTGGAGCACATGAAGGGCGTGAAGTGGGTGCGCTACCCCTTCCTGCTCTCCCACCCCCAGCATGAGCTGGCCATCAAACAGATGCGCAACGGCAGCGGCATCGTCACCGCCGACCTCGGCCTCACCCTGGAGCAGACCATGGCCTTGATGGAAGCCTCCCGCTACTTCACCAAGGCCGAGAGCCTCGGCGGCATCGAGAGCCTCATCTGCCATCCCGCGAGCATGACCCACGCGAGCATCCCGCGTGAAGTGCGCGAAGCCGTCGGCATCACCGATGGCGTCGTGCGTTTTTCAGTGGGCATCGAGCACATCGAAGACCTCTGGGCGGATGTGGAGCAGGCCTTTCACCGCGCGGGCTAG
- the bioD gene encoding dethiobiotin synthase, which translates to MQIFITGTDTDAGKTYVTCRLLEAFKASGRVAVGCKPFCCGSREDVAHLRAAGADGFSMDELNPCWMKIPASPYASSLIENQPIEPDAVLAACVSLRSRAEHILVEGVGGWEVPITEKYTAADFAEHLGWPVVVVVNNKLGALNHTILTVRNIQSRGLTCPGIILNYASAERDAASISNSMILDRMGIPVLGEIMHGETDASELLRAIEQAV; encoded by the coding sequence ATGCAGATTTTCATCACCGGCACGGACACGGATGCCGGAAAGACCTATGTGACTTGCCGCCTCCTGGAAGCCTTCAAAGCCAGTGGGCGCGTCGCGGTGGGTTGCAAACCTTTTTGCTGCGGCAGTCGCGAGGACGTCGCCCACCTCCGTGCAGCCGGTGCGGATGGCTTCAGTATGGATGAACTCAATCCCTGCTGGATGAAGATTCCCGCTTCACCCTACGCATCCTCGCTCATCGAGAATCAGCCCATCGAGCCGGATGCCGTCCTCGCGGCCTGTGTCTCCCTGCGTTCACGCGCGGAGCACATCCTCGTGGAAGGCGTGGGCGGCTGGGAGGTGCCGATCACGGAAAAGTACACCGCCGCAGATTTCGCCGAGCACCTCGGCTGGCCCGTCGTCGTCGTGGTGAACAACAAGCTCGGCGCACTGAACCACACCATCCTCACCGTGCGGAACATCCAGTCCCGCGGCCTCACCTGCCCCGGCATCATCCTCAACTACGCCTCCGCCGAACGCGACGCTGCCAGCATCTCCAACAGCATGATCCTCGACCGCATGGGCATCCCCGTGCTCGGTGAAATCATGCACGGCGAGACGGATGCGTCCGAGTTGCTCCGGGCGATTGAGCAAGCGGTGTGA
- a CDS encoding pentapeptide repeat-containing protein produces MSQDLTPQELRSHSEWLSSNGASGKQLSKKNADLTGTDLTGANLAKAVLPDARLDRATLVGTDFSGADLRGASLEGTDADGARFINAKMRDVNLCETSLQGAQLDGADLSHAFAEGAQCSGASFTGADLTEADFSDADLDGANLTDAKQGGLNLSGAEISDTRGLTRG; encoded by the coding sequence ATGTCCCAAGACCTGACTCCCCAGGAACTGCGCTCGCACTCGGAATGGCTCTCCAGCAATGGAGCGTCCGGCAAGCAGTTGTCCAAAAAGAATGCGGACCTCACGGGAACCGACCTGACCGGGGCGAACCTGGCGAAGGCTGTTCTCCCGGATGCGCGCCTCGATCGTGCCACGCTGGTGGGCACCGACTTTTCCGGAGCGGACCTGCGCGGCGCGAGCCTGGAAGGCACGGACGCGGATGGTGCGCGGTTCATCAATGCAAAGATGCGCGACGTGAATCTCTGCGAGACCAGTCTGCAGGGTGCTCAACTCGATGGAGCGGACCTGAGCCATGCCTTCGCAGAAGGAGCCCAGTGCTCCGGCGCGAGCTTCACCGGTGCGGACCTCACGGAAGCGGATTTCAGCGACGCGGATCTGGATGGGGCCAACCTCACCGATGCCAAGCAAGGTGGCCTGAATCTCAGCGGCGCTGAGATCTCGGACACGCGTGGTCTGACGAGAGGCTAG
- a CDS encoding rhomboid family intramembrane serine protease → MEQRPEGTDALPREESESPPAPPVVISRRTWATWVFFFACIGIFVGINLEDGDKKYTWAVLERFGFFPATVIWEGAWWGAVTSAFVHINLIHAFFNLYWLWNLGRLMEDEIGSWRFLVFYLGAAIVSSTAQLAVSDQTGIGASGAVYALFGFMWRTRLVYPKFQSIMVPQTIKTFFIWLVACFVLTAADMMKIANGAHVAGLIYGAVVAECFVIRRPRIPYAVGATALAALSLVPLWWAPWSNTWQGVKAQGALNAGKEEVAIVRLSIIIERDPKNAWAYRTRGRLYQEMGESEKAAADFQRAQELSASAKEKE, encoded by the coding sequence ATGGAACAAAGACCGGAGGGCACTGATGCATTGCCGCGTGAGGAGAGCGAGAGCCCGCCTGCGCCGCCCGTCGTGATCTCCAGGCGCACTTGGGCGACATGGGTCTTCTTCTTCGCCTGCATTGGCATTTTCGTAGGGATCAATCTCGAGGACGGAGACAAGAAGTACACCTGGGCGGTGCTGGAACGCTTCGGCTTTTTCCCGGCGACGGTAATTTGGGAGGGAGCCTGGTGGGGCGCAGTGACTTCCGCGTTCGTGCACATCAATCTGATCCACGCCTTCTTCAATCTCTACTGGCTGTGGAATCTGGGCAGGCTCATGGAGGATGAGATTGGCTCGTGGCGTTTCCTCGTCTTTTATCTGGGGGCGGCGATCGTCAGTTCCACGGCGCAGCTTGCTGTGTCCGACCAGACCGGCATTGGAGCTTCCGGAGCGGTGTATGCCCTCTTCGGCTTCATGTGGCGCACGCGGTTGGTGTATCCGAAATTTCAGAGCATCATGGTGCCGCAGACCATCAAGACGTTCTTCATCTGGCTGGTGGCCTGCTTCGTCCTGACGGCAGCGGACATGATGAAGATAGCCAATGGCGCGCATGTGGCCGGCCTGATCTATGGAGCCGTGGTGGCGGAATGTTTTGTGATCCGGCGTCCACGGATCCCCTATGCCGTCGGCGCGACAGCACTCGCGGCGTTGTCACTGGTACCCCTCTGGTGGGCTCCCTGGTCAAATACCTGGCAGGGGGTGAAGGCCCAAGGCGCACTGAATGCCGGCAAGGAGGAGGTGGCAATCGTGCGCCTGAGCATCATCATCGAGCGTGATCCCAAGAATGCCTGGGCGTACCGAACCCGTGGCAGGCTGTACCAAGAAATGGGCGAATCTGAAAAAGCGGCGGCCGATTTCCAACGGGCGCAGGAATTGAGTGCGTCTGCGAAGGAAAAGGAATAG
- a CDS encoding DMT family transporter translates to MATYGIVAASSLFFCSKAVFVKLAFRYQMDAVTVLALRMAMALPFFLIGGWLDARKNPRPISRKDWGMLALLGFFGWYLSSVVNFMGLEHVSVGLERMILYTYPSIVILGSVLFFKKPLRFVVVAAMAVSYVGIIIGYQAEAATSSSETLYGALLVFASAVSYAVFVMLSGQVVSRIGPIRFTSCVVGFSAIFVLIHFCLTHPPSLLINLSPGAYGCGIALAIAGTVIPSYLFGIGLKRAGSQAFAIIGMVGPLGTVFLGWFILGEALNLTQILGLLLTLAGGLAVSLLKDKPVSEATMRPEKAKVMRDASQS, encoded by the coding sequence ATGGCCACCTACGGCATCGTGGCGGCGAGTTCCCTGTTCTTTTGTTCCAAGGCGGTTTTTGTGAAGCTGGCCTTCCGCTATCAAATGGATGCGGTCACCGTGCTGGCGCTGCGGATGGCGATGGCTCTTCCCTTTTTCCTGATCGGCGGCTGGCTCGACGCCCGGAAAAATCCACGGCCCATTTCACGGAAAGACTGGGGAATGCTGGCACTGCTCGGCTTCTTCGGCTGGTACCTTTCTTCCGTGGTGAACTTCATGGGTCTGGAGCACGTGAGCGTGGGGCTGGAGCGGATGATCCTCTATACCTATCCTTCGATCGTGATTCTCGGGTCGGTGCTCTTTTTTAAGAAGCCGCTGCGGTTCGTCGTGGTCGCGGCGATGGCTGTTTCCTACGTTGGAATCATCATTGGCTACCAAGCCGAAGCTGCCACTTCCAGCTCGGAAACGCTCTATGGTGCCCTTCTCGTTTTTGCGAGCGCGGTTAGTTATGCCGTTTTTGTCATGTTAAGTGGCCAAGTCGTTTCGCGCATCGGTCCCATCCGATTTACCTCCTGCGTGGTGGGTTTTTCCGCAATTTTCGTACTCATTCATTTTTGCCTGACACACCCTCCCTCACTGCTTATCAACCTTTCTCCCGGCGCCTACGGGTGCGGAATTGCGCTTGCGATTGCGGGCACGGTAATTCCGTCTTATCTGTTCGGAATCGGTCTAAAAAGGGCTGGATCCCAGGCTTTTGCGATCATTGGCATGGTGGGCCCCCTGGGTACTGTTTTCCTAGGGTGGTTCATTTTGGGAGAGGCGTTGAATCTCACCCAGATCCTTGGTCTCCTCCTCACCTTGGCAGGTGGTCTCGCTGTAAGCTTGTTAAAGGACAAGCCCGTTTCTGAGGCTACTATGAGGCCAGAGAAAGCTAAGGTAATGCGTGACGCATCTCAGTCCTGA
- a CDS encoding CHAD domain-containing protein — protein sequence MNLASEIATSSRTSQSHAGRWLHRLLTQLVQQAARDIHKVPKWEEQGVHSLRKRMKKLQAMLRLAKPVVPDPTMKSVLSDVRDLKNLLSGQRDTLVLTKLAHKLGASVSGIHADAGSTHGKVDKARMLSEQLLIDIGLLDLSQLTWEMLGDSYAKSYKTSRKAWQDAQEEPSAENLHEWRKKVKRLYYQSTALERWLHHPKRLRRTRKIGSLLGDCHDLDVFSDSAEAGTIQPVRGWQPKIQEQRDHLLSRIGRRAEKAFSRPPRKIRTEMRHALP from the coding sequence ATGAACTTGGCTTCGGAAATCGCCACGTCCAGCCGCACCTCCCAAAGTCACGCCGGACGCTGGCTACACCGCCTGCTCACCCAACTCGTGCAGCAGGCGGCACGCGACATCCATAAGGTGCCAAAATGGGAGGAGCAGGGGGTCCACAGCCTGCGCAAGCGCATGAAGAAGCTGCAGGCAATGCTGCGCCTCGCCAAGCCGGTGGTTCCAGACCCCACCATGAAGTCCGTGCTCAGCGATGTCCGTGACTTGAAAAACCTACTATCCGGTCAGCGGGACACCTTAGTTCTTACGAAATTGGCGCATAAACTCGGAGCCTCTGTCTCGGGCATTCATGCTGATGCCGGATCCACTCATGGGAAAGTCGACAAAGCCAGAATGCTCTCGGAACAACTGCTGATCGACATCGGCTTGCTGGACCTCTCTCAACTCACTTGGGAGATGCTGGGCGACTCCTATGCCAAGTCTTACAAGACCAGCCGGAAGGCATGGCAGGACGCCCAAGAAGAGCCCAGCGCGGAGAATCTCCACGAATGGCGCAAAAAAGTGAAACGGCTCTACTACCAGTCCACGGCACTCGAGCGGTGGCTGCACCACCCCAAGCGCCTGCGCCGTACGCGGAAGATCGGCTCACTGCTTGGAGATTGTCACGATTTGGACGTGTTTAGTGACTCCGCAGAAGCGGGCACCATCCAGCCTGTACGCGGGTGGCAGCCAAAAATACAGGAACAACGCGACCATCTGCTCTCTCGAATCGGGCGACGGGCGGAAAAGGCATTTTCACGTCCGCCACGCAAAATCAGGACTGAGATGCGTCACGCATTACCTTAG
- a CDS encoding glycosyltransferase family 2 protein, producing MLFPLSISIISCNEEANIARCLKSAADLAEEIVVVDSGSKDRTREVAEGFGAKVTHQDWLGHRDQKNVALGLCTRPWVLALDCDEELSPELRQSIERFFTDGSADRFDGAECNRKVWFLGRWITHGDWYPDRKLRLFRREKSKWGGSPEHDYIELAGPTMRLEGDLHHYSFPSMRRYVEKINTFSDVFLARQKAEGKRWSVGANVTRPWWRFFRAYFLRRGFLDGFPGFWIAVSTAYFAFVRYSRKFEDEVGEGK from the coding sequence ATGCTTTTCCCGCTTTCGATCTCCATCATCTCCTGCAACGAGGAGGCAAACATCGCGCGCTGTCTGAAAAGCGCGGCGGATCTCGCGGAGGAGATTGTGGTGGTGGACTCGGGATCCAAGGACCGGACGCGCGAGGTCGCGGAGGGATTCGGGGCCAAGGTCACTCATCAGGACTGGCTCGGGCATCGCGACCAGAAGAACGTGGCACTGGGCCTGTGCACCCGCCCTTGGGTGCTGGCTTTGGATTGTGATGAGGAACTGTCCCCGGAACTGCGCCAGAGCATCGAGCGTTTCTTCACGGATGGGTCTGCGGACCGGTTCGACGGAGCGGAGTGCAACCGGAAGGTGTGGTTCCTCGGCCGGTGGATCACGCATGGAGACTGGTACCCGGACCGGAAGCTTCGGCTATTTCGGCGTGAAAAGTCGAAGTGGGGTGGCAGCCCGGAGCATGACTATATTGAGCTCGCGGGGCCGACGATGCGGCTGGAGGGGGACCTTCATCACTACTCCTTTCCGTCGATGAGGCGGTACGTGGAGAAGATTAATACCTTCAGCGATGTCTTCCTAGCCCGGCAGAAGGCGGAGGGAAAACGCTGGTCCGTGGGGGCGAATGTGACCCGCCCGTGGTGGCGCTTCTTCCGCGCGTACTTTTTGCGCCGCGGTTTTCTGGATGGCTTCCCGGGATTCTGGATCGCGGTGAGCACGGCCTACTTTGCCTTTGTGCGGTACAGCCGGAAGTTTGAGGACGAGGTCGGCGAGGGGAAGTGA
- a CDS encoding DUF3309 family protein, which yields MSLGTILLIVVILLLIGSLPSWPYSSGWGYYPSGGLGLLVVILLILVLLRRI from the coding sequence ATGAGCCTCGGAACCATTCTCCTCATTGTTGTCATCCTGCTCCTCATTGGATCGCTTCCCTCGTGGCCCTACAGTTCGGGCTGGGGGTACTATCCCAGTGGCGGACTTGGCCTGTTGGTGGTGATTCTGCTGATCCTTGTCTTGCTTCGAAGGATATAG
- a CDS encoding type 1 glutamine amidotransferase domain-containing protein encodes MKTDLSDKHVAILAADGFEQSELEEPLHALERVGANVTIISPHGGRIQGMHHLEMADEFDVDIPLKSAHSEDFDALILPGGLANPDELRSNEDAIEFVREFAEAGKPIAAICHGPWILIEAGIVNGRRLTSWPSIQSDIRNAGGDWVDEPVVVDHGLVTSRKPDDLKAFSAKVIEEIAEGHHFSMTSRSSPAG; translated from the coding sequence ATGAAAACAGACCTGTCTGACAAGCATGTGGCCATCCTTGCTGCGGATGGTTTTGAACAATCCGAGCTTGAGGAGCCACTTCACGCCCTTGAGCGTGTCGGTGCGAATGTCACCATCATCTCACCCCACGGTGGTCGCATCCAGGGCATGCACCACCTCGAAATGGCCGATGAGTTCGACGTGGACATCCCCCTCAAGAGCGCCCATTCCGAAGACTTCGATGCGCTGATACTCCCCGGTGGCCTCGCCAATCCGGATGAGCTGCGTTCCAACGAGGATGCCATAGAATTCGTGCGTGAGTTCGCCGAGGCTGGCAAACCCATCGCCGCCATCTGCCACGGCCCATGGATCCTGATTGAGGCCGGCATCGTGAACGGCCGCCGCCTTACCTCATGGCCCTCCATCCAGAGCGACATCCGCAATGCCGGTGGCGACTGGGTGGATGAACCTGTCGTCGTGGATCACGGCCTGGTCACCAGCCGCAAGCCCGATGACTTGAAGGCCTTCAGTGCAAAGGTCATTGAGGAAATCGCCGAAGGTCACCACTTCTCCATGACCAGCAGGTCGTCGCCAGCGGGTTAG
- a CDS encoding L,D-transpeptidase family protein, translated as MKAPLMPVLCGMVLCGLIAMTRSLAQEAVPKAIPVEDVKKSEDPKKIERLQVYLDREGFPPGQIDGKWGEFTGKALGRYQMHRAGVAANAAVDLPADFDVFTEYTVAEADFSQVGVVGATPEEQSKQKSSPYPTMVHFLKEKFHCDGDYLRKLNPGLNMDDLKPGDVVKVPNVTPFLIEKLKVKDRIQPKSQFQKRNLRVDTKEKMLDVMEDGKVLASFPITPGSESLPAPVGMWEIETMTTLPLFRRDESMLKTGVRSDDYHLIPPGPSSAVGVLWIQLNKKGIGIHGTNNSETIGRAASHGCIRLSNWDAIRLSEMVTDKMAVEIVEGVK; from the coding sequence ATGAAAGCCCCCCTGATGCCGGTGTTGTGTGGAATGGTCCTGTGCGGCCTGATAGCGATGACGCGGAGCCTCGCGCAGGAGGCGGTGCCGAAGGCCATTCCGGTGGAGGACGTGAAGAAGAGCGAGGACCCGAAGAAGATTGAGCGGCTGCAGGTGTATCTGGATCGCGAAGGGTTCCCACCCGGGCAGATCGATGGGAAATGGGGTGAGTTCACCGGGAAGGCGCTGGGGAGGTACCAGATGCATCGTGCCGGGGTGGCGGCCAATGCGGCGGTTGATTTGCCCGCGGACTTCGATGTCTTCACGGAGTACACCGTGGCGGAGGCGGACTTCAGCCAGGTAGGCGTGGTGGGTGCTACGCCAGAAGAACAGTCGAAGCAGAAGTCGAGTCCCTATCCCACGATGGTGCATTTCTTGAAGGAGAAGTTTCATTGCGACGGGGACTACCTTCGCAAGCTGAACCCGGGCCTGAACATGGATGACCTGAAGCCGGGTGACGTGGTGAAGGTGCCGAACGTGACGCCGTTCCTCATTGAAAAGCTGAAGGTGAAGGATCGCATCCAGCCGAAGTCGCAATTCCAGAAGCGCAATCTCCGCGTGGATACGAAGGAGAAGATGCTGGATGTGATGGAGGACGGAAAGGTGCTGGCATCATTCCCCATCACACCCGGGTCGGAGTCGCTGCCGGCACCGGTGGGCATGTGGGAAATCGAGACCATGACCACCCTGCCCCTTTTCCGCCGGGATGAGTCCATGCTGAAGACCGGTGTGCGTAGCGATGACTACCATCTCATTCCTCCGGGACCCTCCAGTGCGGTGGGGGTGCTCTGGATTCAGCTTAATAAAAAGGGCATCGGCATCCATGGCACGAATAACTCGGAAACGATTGGCCGCGCCGCGAGCCATGGCTGCATCCGCCTTTCAAATTGGGACGCCATCCGCCTGAGTGAGATGGTGACGGACAAGATGGCGGTGGAGATTGTGGAGGGGGTGAAGTGA
- a CDS encoding sulfatase-like hydrolase/transferase, giving the protein MRFRLVSFVVSVMGLLMAVLPSAVRAAERPNILWLTSEDNSPYLGCYGDKLAKTPHLDKLAEQGVRYRNAFANSPVCSAARTTLITGMNGCALGVQHHRSKVSIPEGFQLYPEVLRAAGYYCTNNSKTDYNLPDRKDVWDESSKNAHYKNRASSQPFFAVFNFTTTHESQVAPKEGKTDFRIPPEQMTLPPYHPDTPEIRRDWANYYDQMTLMDEQVGRMLEQLEKAGLAEDTIVFYCSDHGGALPGGKRHLHDSGTHVPMIVRIPEKWKQWRPAQPGEWVENPVSFVDLPTTFFSLCGVETPANYQGRPFLGEKKSVLRDHVFLYRGRMDARYDNTRAIRDKQYQYLKNYAPHRPWGQYYEYAFEQQPSMRSWYAEFLAGRCNEVQSAYWKPKAPEELYEIGSDPFEIKNLAGDSAQKERIAEMRKKLRAEMLAVRDTGFIPEGMHEKLAGEKTIYDYAQSDAYPLERIIDVADVATSRDASALPQLLKAMEDPHPVVRYWGAIGCLVLQKDAAPAKEKLLGLLKDEWNDVRIAAAEALGWLGESEQPASVLAEVIHRGSLYEVVTAQNALDAMRAAGHVPLARAQEIVRGVKFQEPANRVADYLLSLEK; this is encoded by the coding sequence ATGCGTTTCCGATTGGTGTCGTTTGTTGTGAGTGTGATGGGGCTGCTGATGGCGGTGCTGCCAAGTGCGGTGCGTGCGGCGGAGCGGCCGAATATTTTGTGGCTCACGAGTGAGGACAACAGCCCCTACCTTGGGTGCTATGGGGACAAGCTCGCGAAGACGCCGCATTTGGACAAGCTGGCGGAGCAGGGCGTGCGGTACCGGAATGCGTTTGCGAACTCGCCAGTGTGCTCGGCGGCGCGCACGACTTTGATCACCGGCATGAATGGCTGCGCGCTGGGGGTGCAGCATCATCGCAGCAAGGTAAGCATTCCGGAAGGCTTCCAACTCTATCCGGAAGTGTTGCGGGCCGCGGGCTACTACTGCACGAACAACTCGAAGACGGACTACAATCTGCCGGATCGCAAGGATGTGTGGGACGAGAGCAGCAAGAATGCGCACTACAAGAACCGCGCGTCCAGCCAGCCATTCTTCGCTGTCTTCAACTTCACCACCACGCATGAAAGCCAGGTGGCGCCGAAGGAGGGGAAGACCGATTTCCGCATTCCGCCGGAGCAGATGACCTTGCCGCCATACCATCCTGATACACCCGAGATTCGCCGGGATTGGGCGAACTACTATGACCAGATGACACTGATGGATGAGCAGGTGGGGAGGATGCTGGAGCAGCTGGAGAAAGCCGGGCTGGCGGAGGACACCATCGTCTTCTACTGCAGTGATCACGGAGGCGCGTTGCCAGGGGGCAAGCGGCACCTGCATGACTCCGGTACGCATGTGCCGATGATTGTGCGCATCCCGGAGAAGTGGAAACAGTGGAGACCTGCGCAGCCGGGCGAGTGGGTGGAGAACCCGGTGAGCTTCGTGGATCTGCCGACCACGTTCTTCAGCCTGTGCGGTGTGGAGACGCCGGCGAACTATCAGGGGCGCCCATTCCTTGGCGAAAAGAAGTCAGTGCTGCGTGATCACGTCTTCCTCTACCGCGGTCGCATGGATGCTCGGTATGACAATACGCGCGCCATTCGTGACAAGCAGTACCAGTACCTTAAGAATTATGCACCGCATCGTCCGTGGGGGCAGTACTATGAGTATGCCTTCGAGCAGCAGCCCAGCATGCGCTCCTGGTATGCGGAGTTTCTGGCGGGGCGATGCAACGAGGTGCAGTCTGCCTATTGGAAACCCAAGGCGCCGGAGGAACTGTATGAGATCGGAAGTGACCCATTTGAAATCAAGAACCTGGCGGGTGACTCTGCTCAGAAGGAACGCATCGCGGAAATGCGCAAGAAGCTGCGCGCGGAGATGCTCGCGGTGCGGGACACGGGATTCATCCCGGAGGGCATGCATGAGAAGCTCGCGGGTGAGAAGACCATCTATGACTATGCGCAGAGTGATGCTTATCCTCTGGAGCGCATCATCGACGTCGCGGATGTCGCGACTTCGAGAGACGCGTCCGCCTTACCACAACTGCTGAAGGCGATGGAGGACCCGCATCCTGTGGTGCGGTATTGGGGTGCCATCGGCTGCCTCGTGCTTCAGAAGGATGCGGCCCCTGCGAAGGAGAAGCTGCTGGGACTCTTAAAGGATGAGTGGAATGACGTGCGCATCGCCGCGGCGGAGGCTCTGGGATGGCTCGGCGAGTCAGAGCAGCCTGCCAGCGTACTGGCGGAGGTCATTCACAGGGGTTCCTTGTACGAGGTGGTCACGGCGCAGAATGCGCTCGATGCCATGCGTGCCGCCGGACATGTGCCGCTGGCGAGGGCGCAGGAGATCGTGCGCGGGGTGAAGTTTCAAGAGCCGGCGAATCGTGTGGCGGACTACCTGCTTTCGCTTGAGAAGTAG